The DNA region GGTGGAGCCTCAAAAAGCAATATTTGTTGGTGACCAGATTTTTACGGATGTCTGGGTGGGTAACCGCTTAGGTTTGTATACGATTCTGGTTAAACCAATACAAGAAAGAGAGCAGATGGTCACTTATGTTAAGAGAAGAACCGAAAAGTTATTGTTAAATAGATATTTAAGAAAGAAGGGCGTTAGATGATTAAAGGGACAACGGATGTATATGGTTTAATCGGAGATCCGGTCGGTCATAGCTTTTCACCTTTCATTCATAATATGTTGGCAGAAGCCCTGAGTGAAAACATGGCTTATGTGGCTTTCCATGTCAAGGAAAATCAATTGGAACACGCGATGGCAGGACTTAAAGGCCTGAGTATCAAAGGTGCTAATGTAACGGTACCTTATAAAGTTGATGTTATATCTTATCTAGATTATGTCGATGACATGGCTAAAGCCATTGGCGCCGTCAATACCATCAAGCTAGACAACAATGAACTGGTCGGATACAATACGGATTGGATCGGACTCTTAAAAGCGTTAAAAGAAATTAAGATTAATCTAAGAGATAAATCTATATTAATTATTGGTGCGGGTGGTGCAGCTAGAGCCGTAGGTATGATGTGTGCCCATGAAGGTGCCGGACATATCGCCATCACCAATAGAACACAGGCGAATGCAGAGAAGTTAGCCAAATTAATTAACCGTCATTATGATGTATCCACAGAAGTAATACCACTTGAAGACCTTAAAGAAAGAAACGATTTGGTGATTGCCTTTCAGACGACACCAATTGGCATGTATCCTCATAGTGCCAACAATCCCATCTATGAAACAAAGTTCTATGAAACGTTAGAAGTGGCGGTGGACCTTATATACAATCCACTTGAGACCCATTTTTTACGAGAAGCTAGAGAAGCAGGCGCCATTACCATGAATGGTATGGGCATGCTTTTTCATCAGGCTATAGCAGCATTTGAGCTATGGCGTGAATGCACCATTGATGATGGAACTAAAAAAAGATGCTATCAAGCTTTTTTACAACAGATGACGAAATGATACAACAATAGGTGATTAGAATGAATGAAGGAAATAAAGGTGAAAATATAGTTTTAATAGGATTCATGGGCTGTGGTAAGACCTCCGTGACGAAAGAGCTTGCTAAAAGGTTGAATCTTAACTTTATTGACATGGATGAAAAAATTGAAAAAGCTGAAGGTAAAACAGTTAGCGAAATATTTAGAGATCATGGTGAAGCTTATTTTAGAGAGCTTGAAACGACCTATCTAAAAAGCTTAAAGGACCAAAAAAACAAGATCATATCAACAGGTGGTGGTGTTATTCTAAGAGAAGAAAACATTGAAATGTTAAAAAAAATAGGTGTTGTTGTTTTTTTACAAGCCGATGTTGCACATATTCTTAAGAATATCAAAGACGACCATAAACGACCTTTGCTTCAAGAAGAACAAGATCTTGAAGGAAAAATCAGCAGTATGTTAGAGATTAGAGAACCCTTGTATTTAAGCACAGCCAATGTCATTATACAAACATCAGGTAAACCAATCAAAAGTATAGTGGATGAGATTCTAGCGATTTTGTGAGGTGATGAAATGAAAATACTGGTCATCAATGGACCTAATCTGAATTTTTTAGGTATTAGAAGTACGGACATTTATGGACAGGAAGACTATAATAGCCTAATAGAAAAGATCATGACTTTCAGCCATAAGCAAGAGGTTGAGACGGACTGTTTCCAGTCTAACCACGAAGGTGCGATTATTGATCGACTTCAGAAGGCCTACTATGAACAAGTAGATGGGATTGTCATTAATCCAGGTGCCTATACCCATTATAGTTATGCAATCCGAGATGCAATTAGTAGCATTCAGATTCCGACAGTGGAAGTTCATATTTCGAACATTCATGAAAGAGAAGCTTTTCGCCATGTTTCTGTTACGAAGGATGTATGTGTGCATCAGATCGTCGGAAAAGGTTTGGAGGGTTATCTGGAAGCCATCTCTTATCTAAAAGGAAGATATTAAATATAGTTTGAGACACGTCATGAAACACGGAGGAAGACAATGACCGACAAATACAGGGTCCAAAGACATGAACGATTGCTTCAAAAAATGAAAGAAAAAGAACTTCAGGCACTGTTTATAACCAGTACTCATAATCGACATTATATCACCGGTTTTACAGGTAGTTCAGCCTATGTCTATATATCAGCGGATAAAAAAGTACTGATGACAGATTTCCGCTATTTGGAGCAGGCGGCTATGCAATGTCCGGACTATGAGATTGTAGATTATATGGCCTTGGGTTTAAACGAGACGCTTGAGCATATTATGGAAATGGATGGCACAAATACCCTTGGATTTGAAGATCATCATTTAACAGTCAAGGCATTTGATTTTCATAAAAGCCATCTTGAACATATTATATGGGTACCTCTTGAAGACATGCTTGAAAGGTTGCGTATGGTCAAAGACCAATTAGAGCTGGACTTGATTGAATATGCTGCAAGCATTGGAGATGCTGCTTATAAACATATACTGGACTATGTAAAAGTTGGTATGAGAGAAATTGACGTAGCTTTAGAGCTTGAGATGTTTATGAAAAAGAAGGGTGCCAGTCGGCTTTCTTTTGAAACCATTGTAGCATCAGGCAAAAGAAGCAGTCTACCACATGCAGTACCTACGACAAAGACCATTGAAAAAGGAGATTTTGTAACTTT from Petrocella atlantisensis includes:
- the aroE gene encoding shikimate dehydrogenase yields the protein MIKGTTDVYGLIGDPVGHSFSPFIHNMLAEALSENMAYVAFHVKENQLEHAMAGLKGLSIKGANVTVPYKVDVISYLDYVDDMAKAIGAVNTIKLDNNELVGYNTDWIGLLKALKEIKINLRDKSILIIGAGGAARAVGMMCAHEGAGHIAITNRTQANAEKLAKLINRHYDVSTEVIPLEDLKERNDLVIAFQTTPIGMYPHSANNPIYETKFYETLEVAVDLIYNPLETHFLREAREAGAITMNGMGMLFHQAIAAFELWRECTIDDGTKKRCYQAFLQQMTK
- a CDS encoding shikimate kinase, producing MNEGNKGENIVLIGFMGCGKTSVTKELAKRLNLNFIDMDEKIEKAEGKTVSEIFRDHGEAYFRELETTYLKSLKDQKNKIISTGGGVILREENIEMLKKIGVVVFLQADVAHILKNIKDDHKRPLLQEEQDLEGKISSMLEIREPLYLSTANVIIQTSGKPIKSIVDEILAIL
- the aroQ gene encoding type II 3-dehydroquinate dehydratase; translation: MKILVINGPNLNFLGIRSTDIYGQEDYNSLIEKIMTFSHKQEVETDCFQSNHEGAIIDRLQKAYYEQVDGIVINPGAYTHYSYAIRDAISSIQIPTVEVHISNIHEREAFRHVSVTKDVCVHQIVGKGLEGYLEAISYLKGRY
- a CDS encoding M24 family metallopeptidase; the encoded protein is MTDKYRVQRHERLLQKMKEKELQALFITSTHNRHYITGFTGSSAYVYISADKKVLMTDFRYLEQAAMQCPDYEIVDYMALGLNETLEHIMEMDGTNTLGFEDHHLTVKAFDFHKSHLEHIIWVPLEDMLERLRMVKDQLELDLIEYAASIGDAAYKHILDYVKVGMREIDVALELEMFMKKKGASRLSFETIVASGKRSSLPHAVPTTKTIEKGDFVTLDFGCVYEGYCSDMTRTFVMGEASDDQIRLYNTVLKAQEMALEAIKRGMTGKEVDLIARDYIYSQGYEGYFGHGLGHSLGLEVHENPRLSEQGHMTLQEGMVVTIEPGIYIPDFGGVRIEDLIVITKDGHKNFVHSDKRLIVI